From the Psychrobacter sp. P11F6 genome, the window GACGCTCTACACTTTGAATATCGTCAAGTAAGGTTTTTAGTACCGCAGCTTCAGGCAACTGAGCAAATCCATCATAACGGGCAAAGCTTAAATCTGACATGACAGCGGCATTTAATCTAAATGCTTTTTTGGGCATGACTCGCATCATATTTAGTGTGCACATTTTAGCTTTGGTCTTAGCGAGCACTTCTGGATATAAGCCAGTAAAGTCAGCTCCTGGGCAGACCACACAGTGCTCAGCGTTAAGGACACCACGGCTGGTATGCACTTTTGGTAATTCCACCGAAGTCACCGTGGTATGATTATAAAAGTTCACATTCTGCGTCTCTTGTAACCAATGGGCCAGCTTAGCAATTGCAGTATTGGACTCCACTCTAAGCTCATGCGGGCTATATAACACCCCTTCTCCCTTGTTCAAATAAGGCGCGGCTTCATTAATTTCAGACTGTGTCAGTAGTCGGCACCCCTCACCCATTTCCGTATCTAAAAAAGCTTGTGCAACATCTACCGCTTCAGGTCGCTGCATTAACATATGCAGACCGATATGCTCTACCTGAATACCTGCTTTTGGCGCAACCTCGGCCCAAACATTACGCGAGTGCATGGCGCGTTGCCAATGCTCACCTCGACGCTGACCACTAACGGTCACAAATCCAAAATTACGAACAGAAGCATCTTTGTTCTGAGATTGGCGTTCTACAACTGCAACACTCAACCCCTTTTTAACGGCGGCGTAGGCGCTTGCCAGCCCAACGATGCCCCCACCTACGACGACGACATCGTATGTTTTATCAGAAAGTATTTTGCTCATTGTCATATCTGCTCTTCCCATACATCTTTATTAATTAACCCTCTACTTGCTTAACCTATGAACTAATATAGCTAAGCATGAATGGGCATTATTTTGATTCAACTAAAATTACTCACCATGGAAAAAAGCACGGTGCTCATCTAACAGCTCGGCAGTTAATGGCTCTGGGTAGGTCTTAGAATTATCAATTTGGTTCTCAGCAGCTACTGTCTCGCCGTCATACACAATATTTGGATAAATCTCTAATAAACCTGGGCGAGCTTTAGTGACAATTAACTCAGCCATTTTCATTGCTTTAGGATTGGTTTTCTCTCCCTTATCAATAACAGCAACCGATTCAGTCAATGTATAATTACCTTCACTGGGATCCACAAAATCAATTGGTAGGCCTTTTGCTTTATTAGCGACTGCCTGATGACGTAGACCAAAACCGATAGGCACCTCACCTGCCATTACCTTTTTAAGAGGACCAGAGCCAGATAGCTCTAAATTAGGTCCTGCATTTTCACGAATAGCATTCATGATTTGTTGACCTTCAGCATCGGTGCCATATTCAG encodes:
- a CDS encoding TIGR03364 family FAD-dependent oxidoreductase, coding for MTMSKILSDKTYDVVVVGGGIVGLASAYAAVKKGLSVAVVERQSQNKDASVRNFGFVTVSGQRRGEHWQRAMHSRNVWAEVAPKAGIQVEHIGLHMLMQRPEAVDVAQAFLDTEMGEGCRLLTQSEINEAAPYLNKGEGVLYSPHELRVESNTAIAKLAHWLQETQNVNFYNHTTVTSVELPKVHTSRGVLNAEHCVVCPGADFTGLYPEVLAKTKAKMCTLNMMRVMPKKAFRLNAAVMSDLSFARYDGFAQLPEAAVLKTLLDDIQSVERQAGVHLIVVQSEDGSLIIGDSHDYSDRELPFRDTQIDDLIINEFKQVMDIGEIDITQHWLGVYPSGDDVVFKASPEKGVVVGSVTSGTGASTGFAFGEELIELVMESK